Proteins encoded in a region of the Sugiyamaella lignohabitans strain CBS 10342 chromosome B, complete sequence genome:
- a CDS encoding RNAPII degradation factor (predicted): MSSKKYTSALTTLRELFPDWKDDDLLAVLEETSGDIEQSVSLIAEGHVSQWGQVKKKTRESTRGKSKGPANADGKESNTTSAHRHNGSAASHGHGSSTHGSNNTGTGAPRGQRSERGRSRAPKRVNGSTHTHTNANSTTSSAAATANNNNTSDATSTPAAWETDAAGVPAGSAVAAASIAASNASSTSTTDSTAATTNSSTSESAPSAPKTRSWADALSKKSTTAPVAAKRQSQPQQHQQQERAAQKPQPSASADIDNTTTTTTTTSSSLPESNTAATSTPAAAATAASTETTAPVSNSAPTAVPALPVAPQKLSWAAIAKPKEEKKPAPAAPVASTATTNASPASAAASETPVAAATSTETTTQPEQTEAFTQEPAAETVSEPIPVSIPPGLESKPEPAVPAATSNTASTGAAAAAAPRRVTQEVPVILPGSVSRTVDRVGVQFGSLDLNEQTPATESASQTAQPAQQQAQAQQQQQQQQIASETANSSATSTAPAGIPEQGQTAGAAAAAQPAYYGYGQTQAQTAGSVQQKPYENAYSQNHYVYPGTHPGSHPGFATGYSVPTDYQSPYGAGVSDQRNSYNNYYYQQQAAAAGQQQPGLTGNQQQTQSQHNGSLDSSRYGTSAGATGAEAGANSAVAGGAGVAQSSNANSPASVAAGVYQQPSMNPYYMSPAYAAYYYQTYGYNQQAALAAQYGSPAGPQKGFFNQQQSYYDYRQPGVGGQVQGQQGQSQQQAQGQQQGQSQGQQQQQSQAQGQTSQAGGLTGISDFLQREDTSKQTPGSPQQHQAGLPQQPQYPVQQNLYSYAGYGQYSGQQGQRQGWGYN; the protein is encoded by the coding sequence ATGTCGTCAAAGAAATACACATCGGCGTTAACCACCTTAAGGGAGCTATTTCCTGATTGGAAGGACGATGATTTACTAGCAGTTCTCGAAGAAACTTCAGGAGACATTGAACAAAGTGTTAGTCTAATTGCAGAGGGTCATGTTTCACAATGGGGTCAagtaaagaagaagaccagAGAGAGTACTAGAGGTAAATCAAAGGGTCCTGCTAATGCAGACGGTAAAGAGTCCAATACCACCAGTGCACATCGTCATAATGGTTCTGCTGCCAGTCATGGtcatggcagcagcactcATGGTTCCAATaatactggtactggtgctCCTAGAGGTCAAAGAAGTGAAAGAGGTCGTAGTAGAGCTCCAAAGAGAGTCAATGGAAGTACTCATACTCATACTAATGCCAATTCTAccacttcttctgccgctgctactgctaataataataatacttcAGATGCTACCAGTACTCCTGCTGCTTGGGAAactgatgctgctggcgttcctgctggttctgccgttgctgctgcctcgaTTGCTGCTAGTAATGCTTCATCCACTTCTACTACTGAttctactgctgctaccacaaattccagcaccagcgaGTCTGCTCCTAGCGCTCCTAAAACAAGATCATGGGCTGATGCTCTTTCTAAAAAATCCACTACTGCTCCTGTAGCAGCCAAGAGACAatcacaaccacaacaacatcaacaacaagagCGGGCTGCTCAAAAGCCTCAGCCATCTGCATCGGCTGATATTgacaacaccaccaccactactactactacttcttcttctctaCCAGAATCTaatactgctgctactagtactcctgctgctgctgccactgctgccagCACTGAAACTACTGCTCCTGTATCCAACTCAGCACCTACTGCTGTTCCTGCATTACCAGTTGCCCCTCAAAAGCTTTCATGGGCTGCTATTGCCaaaccaaaagaagaaaagaagcctgctcctgctgctcctgtagcctctactgctactaccaaTGCTTCACctgcctctgctgctgccagcgAAActcctgttgctgctgccacttcCACTGAGACCACTACTCAACCAGAACAAACTGAAGCTTTCACTCAAGAGCCTGCTGCCGAGACTGTATCTGAGCCAATCCCAGTCTCCATTCCTCCAGGACTCGAGTCCAAGCCTGAACCTgctgttcctgctgctacttctaaCACTGCTTctactggagctgctgctgccgctgctcctAGAAGAGTCACTCAAGAAGTTCCAGTTATCCTTCCTGGTTCCGTCAGTAGAACTGTTGACCGTGTGGGTGTTCAATTTGGAAGTCTTGATTTGAACGAGCAAACCCCTGCTACTGAGTCTGCTTCTCAAACTGCTCAACctgctcaacaacaagctcaagctcaacaacaacagcaacaacagcaaattGCTTCTGAGACCGCTAACTCGTCTGCTACTAGCActgctcctgctggcaTTCCTGAACAAGGTCAAACTGCCggtgccgctgctgctgcccaaCCTGCATACTACGGATACGGACAAACTCAAGCTCAAACTGCTGGTTCAGTTCAACAAAAACCTTACGAAAACGCTTATTCGCAAAACCACTACGTTTATCCTGGTACCCACCCAGGCTCTCACCCTGGTTTTGCTACTGGCTACTCTGTCCCCACTGATTATCAATCTCCTTATGGAGCTGGTGTTAGTGACCAGAGAAACAGTTATAACAACTACtactatcagcaacaagcggctgctgctggtcaacaacaacctggTTTGACCGGTAACCAACAGCAAACTCAATCGCAACACAATGGATCTCTTGATTCGTCTCGTTACGGAACCAGTGCTGgagctactggtgctgaggCCGGTGCTAACTCTGCAGttgctggaggtgctggtgttgccCAATCGTCGAACGCTAACTCTCCAGCCTCTGTTGCCGCTGGTGTTTACCAACAACCTTCGATGAATCCATACTACATGTCGCCAGCTTACGCTGCTTACTATTACCAGACCTACGGATACAACCAACAGGCGGCTCTTGCTGCCCAATACGGCTCGCCCGCTGGTCCCCAAAAGGGATTCTTTAACCAGCAACAGAGCTACTATGACTACCGTCAACCTGGTGTCGGCGGACAGGTGCAAGGACAACAAGGACAAAGCCAACAGCAAGCTCAAGGTCAACAGCAAGGTCAATCCCAgggtcaacaacagcagcaatccCAGGCCCAGGGTCAAACCAGCCAAGCCGGCGGTTTAACTGGAATCTCGGACTTCTTGCAAAGAGAGGACACATCCAAGCAGACCCCTGGCTCACCCCAGCAACACCAAGCCGGCCTGCCCCAACAACCCCAGTACCCTGTCCAACAGAACCTGTACAGCTACGCTGGATACGGCCAATACTCGGGCCAACAGGGCCAACGCCAGGGATGGGGCTACAACTAA
- the CPA1 gene encoding carbamoyl-phosphate synthase (glutamine-hydrolyzing) CPA1 (Small subunit of carbamoyl phosphate synthetase; carbamoyl phosphate synthetase catalyzes a step in the synthesis of citrulline, an arginine precursor; translationally regulated by an attenuator peptide encoded by YOR302W within the CPA1 mRNA 5'-leader; GO_component: GO:0005951 - carbamoyl-phosphate synthase complex [Evidence IDA] [PMID 206535]; GO_component: GO:0005951 - carbamoyl-phosphate synthase complex [Evidence ISS] [PMID 6086650]; GO_component: GO:0005737 - cytoplasm [Evidence IEA,IEA]; GO_component: GO:0005737 - cytoplasm [Evidence IDA] [PMID 22842922]; GO_function: GO:0005524 - ATP binding [Evidence IEA]; GO_function: GO:0004088 - carbamoyl-phosphate synthase (glutamine-hydrolyzing) activity [Evidence IEA]; GO_function: GO:0004088 - carbamoyl-phosphate synthase (glutamine-hydrolyzing) activity [Evidence IMP] [PMID 6086650]; GO_function: GO:0004088 - carbamoyl-phosphate synthase (glutamine-hydrolyzing) activity [Evidence IDA] [PMID 8626695]; GO_function: GO:0016874 - ligase activity [Evidence IEA]; GO_function: GO:0000166 - nucleotide binding [Evidence IEA]; GO_process: GO:0006526 - arginine biosynthetic process [Evidence IEA,IEA]; GO_process: GO:0006526 - arginine biosynthetic process [Evidence IMP] [PMID 9290206]; GO_process: GO:0070409 - carbamoyl phosphate biosynthetic process [Evidence IEA]; GO_process: GO:0008652 - cellular amino acid biosynthetic process [Evidence IEA]; GO_process: GO:0006543 - glutamine catabolic process [Evidence IEA]) — protein sequence MLRTLSKSVSAGLKLNASPLARLSSKSYSTVNTALFNSRSDLDRATFTIRDGPVFHGKSFGANTNISGEAVFSTGMVGYPESMTDPSYRGQILVFTQPLIGNYGVPSSTARDEFGLLKYFESPHCQCIGVVVADAAMQYSHWTAVESLGDWCKREGVAAITGVDTRSIVTYLREQGSSLARITVGEEYDADEDEAFMDPGAINLVHKVSTKQPFHVPAATIPGQENIHVAVIDCGVKENILRSLVSRGASITVFPYDYPIHKISHHFDGIFISNGPGDPTHCSSTVYNLKKTMETYDGPIFGICLGHQLLALAAGGKTIKLKYGNRAHNIPALDLMTGKCHITSQNHGYAVDVATLPSEFKPYFINLNDQSNEGMIHESRPIFSTQFHPEAKGGPLDSAFLFDKYLADIQAFKQKKSAQGLVNAAPSPLFVDILPKERVGVEINPQA from the coding sequence ATGCTTCGCACCCTGTCTAAATCTGTCTCTGCCGGTTTGAAGCTCAATGCTTCGCCATTGGCCCGTTTGAGCTCGAAGTCATACTCGACAGTCAACACAGCTCTTTTCAATTCTCGTTCTGATCTCGACAGAGCCACTTTCACTATCCGTGACGGACCAGTTTTCCACGGCAAATCGTTTGGTGCCAACACCAATATTTCTGGTGAGGCCGTTTTCTCCACTGGTATGGTTGGATATCCTGAGTCCATGACCGATCCTTCGTACCGTGGTCagattcttgttttcaCTCAGCCCTTGATTGGTAACTACGGAGTTCCTTCATCCACTGCTAGAGACGAGTTTGGACTTCTCAAGTACTTTGAGTCTCCTCACTGTCAATGTAtcggtgttgttgttgccgATGCTGCTATGCAATACAGTCACTGGACTGCTGTCGAGTCTCTTGGTGACTGGTGTAAGAGAGAAGGAGTTGCTGCTATCACTGGCGTTGATACTCGTTCAATTGTGACCTATCTCCGTGAACAAGGTTCCTCTTTGGCCAGAATCACTGTTGGTGAGGAGTacgatgctgatgaggaCGAGGCTTTTATGGATCCTGGTGCCATCAACCTTGTGCACAAGGTTTCTACCAAACAGCCATTCCACGTTCCTGCTGCCACCATCCCTGGCCAAGAGAATATCCACGTTGCTGTTATCGACTGTGGTGTCAAGGAGAACATTTTGAGATCGCTCGTTTCTCGTGGTGCCTCAATCACTGTGTTCCCTTATGACTATCCTATTCACAAGATCTCGCACCACTTTGACGGAATCTTCATTTCCAACGGTCCTGGAGACCCAACCCACTGTTCTTCGACCGTTTACAACCTGAAGAAGACCATGGAGACCTACGACGGTCCTATCTTTGGTATCTGTTTGGGTCACCAATTGCTGgcacttgctgctggtggtaagaCCATCAAACTCAAGTACGGTAACCGTGCCCACAACATTCCAGCCCTTGATCTGATGACTGGCAAGTGTCACATCACCTCGCAAAACCACGGTTACGCTGTCGATGTCGCCACTCTCCCCTCTGAATTCAAGCCTTACTTCATCAACTTGAATGATCAGAGTAACGAGGGTATGATCCACGAATCACGTCCCATCTTCTCGACCCAATTCCACCCTGAGGCTAAGGGCGGTCCTCTTGACTCGGCCTTCCTCTTCGACAAGTACCTCGCTGACATCCAAGCCTTCAAGCAAAAGAAGTCGGCCCAAGGACTCGTCAACGCTGCGCCCTCTCCCCTCTTCGTCGACATCCTTCCCAAGGAGCGTGTCGGCGTCGAGATCAACCCCCAAGCTTAA
- the DUS4 gene encoding Dus4p (Dihydrouridine synthase; member of a widespread family of conserved proteins including Smm1p, Dus1p, and Dus3p; GO_component: GO:0005575 - cellular_component [Evidence ND]; GO_function: GO:0003824 - catalytic activity [Evidence IEA]; GO_function: GO:0050660 - flavin adenine dinucleotide binding [Evidence IEA]; GO_function: GO:0016491 - oxidoreductase activity [Evidence IEA]; GO_function: GO:0017150 - tRNA dihydrouridine synthase activity [Evidence IEA]; GO_function: GO:0017150 - tRNA dihydrouridine synthase activity [Evidence ISS] [PMID 12003496]; GO_function: GO:0017150 - tRNA dihydrouridine synthase activity [Evidence IMP] [PMID 14970222]; GO_process: GO:0055114 - oxidation-reduction process [Evidence IEA,IEA]; GO_process: GO:0002943 - tRNA dihydrouridine synthesis [Evidence IEA]; GO_process: GO:0006400 - tRNA modification [Evidence ISS] [PMID 12003496]; GO_process: GO:0006400 - tRNA modification [Evidence IMP] [PMID 14970222]; GO_process: GO:0008033 - tRNA processing [Evidence IEA,IEA]) → MMLAREFVRNQNARITDFSTNEADTPLIVQFGANNEVDLARAAKMIMPYTDGIGLNCGCPIKEQVREGIGAALMTDPERVASMVRAVKATCGPEFCVEVKIRIHSDLQETVRFARLVEDAGADYITVHGRRKTQRSSEPANWEAIKLIKESVKCPVVANGDAFTMDDVNKIVELTGVDGVMSARGILANPALFSGYNKTPWGAIELFWDYVTSYGLPFRLTQHHFSEMVELEFTRKQKRSLNESNNLPELLDWFDARFDLKRRGEPGFGERVEFPWKSTYHERELDNELNENASLNLASDLASVHLAS, encoded by the coding sequence ATGATGCTTGCAAGAGAGTTTGTGAGAAACCAGAATGCTCGTATTACGGATTTTTCAACTAATGAAGCTGATACTCCACTCATAGTGCAATTTGGTGCCAATAATGAGGTTGATCTAGCACGGGCCGCTAAAATGATTATGCCATATACCGACGGTATTGGTCTCAACTGTGGATGTCCAATTAAAGAACAAGTACGAGAAGGCATTGGTGCAGCTTTAATGACCGATCCTGAGAGAGTAGCATCAATGGTCCGAGCTGTCAAGGCCACCTGTGGCCCTGAGTTCTGTGTAGAAGTCAAGATCCGTATTCATAGTGATCTTCAGGAGACAGTACGATTTGCGAGATTGGttgaagatgctggtgctgattaTATTACTGTACATGGACGACGCAAGACTCAGCGGTCGAGTGAACCAGCTAATTGGGAAGCTATAAAGCTGATCAAGGAATCTGTAAAATGTCCTGTTGTTGCAAATGGTGACGCATTTACTATGGACGACGTTAATAAGATTGTCGAATTAACGGGTGTGGACGGTGTAATGTCTGCCAGAGGTATTCTTGCCAACCCTGCTCTATTCAGTGGCTATAATAAGACCCCATGGGGAGCCATCGAGCTTTTCTGGGACTATGTCACCAGTTATGGCCTGCCATTCCGTCTTACTCAGCATCACTTCTCAGAAATGGTTGAGCTCGAGTTCACTCGGAAGCAGAAACGAAGCCTGAACGAGAGCAACAACCTACCCGAACTCCTAGACTGGTTTGATGCACGCTTCGATCTAAAACGAAGAGGCGAACCCGGTTTTGGCGAGCGGGTTGAATTCCCCTGGAAATCTACTTATCACGAACGAGAACTCGACAACGAACTCAACGAAAATGCATCGCTAAACCTCGCCTCTGATTTAGCATCTGTTCACCTGGCTTCCTAG
- the ATG9 gene encoding autophagy protein ATG9: MQTISWKKVVEKIELLKNQNLGTSGKAATKGSAINSRQKLDKHSIANRIMRKENYLVAMINKDILDLRVPLPFLRKKQFFTRTLEWNLSLCIMDYAFNEQGELRPIFLRESQRRLLSDGLRRRFLFAGIMNILCAPFIIAYLTLLYFFRYFNEYHRDPSAIGTRQYTPLAEWKMRELNELSHLFQNRLNMSYPAASRYINQFPREKTVSVLRFVAFVCGSFAAVLGIISLVDPELFLGFEITKDRTVLFYIGIFGSIVAISRSMIPDETLVFDPVTSMMYVAEFTHYLPKEWEGRLHSDSVKAEFAAMYDLKIMIILNELASVIIAPFILWFSLPNSCDRIIDFFREFSVHVDGLGYVCSFAMFNFDRVQKKNGVSIGYTHGGFYRLRQGD, from the coding sequence ATGCAGACCATTTCGTGGAAAAAGGTTGTGGAGAAGATTGAgctgttgaagaaccaAAATTTGGGGACTTCTGGTAAAGCTGCCACTAAAGGAAGCGCCATTAACTCGCGACAGAAGCTGGATAAACATTCAATTGCCAATCGAATCATGCGCAAGGAGAACTACCTAGTTGCCATGATCAATAAAGACATACTTGACCTTCGTGTGCCACTACCATTTCTCCGCAAGAAGCAGTTTTTCACCAGGACTTTAGAATGGAACTTGAGTCTATGCATTATGGATTACGCATTCAACGAGCAGGGAGAGCTGAGACCGATTTTTCTTCGTGAGTCTCAGAGAAGGTTACTCTCTGATGGactaagaagaaggttcTTGTTTGCGGGAATAATGAACATTTTATGTGCTCcttttattattgcatACCTTACACTGCTGTACTTTTTCCGATACTTCAATGAGTACCATCGTGATCCCAGTGCTATTGGCACTAGGCAGTATACGCCGTTAGCAGAATGGAAAATGCGTGAGTTGAATGAACTGTCTCATTTGTTCCAGAATAGACTCAATATGAGTTATCCTGCCGCTTCGAGATATATCAACCAGTTTCCGAGAGAAAAAACGGTCTCTGTGCTGAGGTTTGTAGCGTTTGTATGTGGCtcttttgctgctgtcttGGGTATAATCTCACTTGTCGACCCCGAATTGTTCTTAGGATTTGAGATAACCAAGGATCGCACAGTGCTCTTTTACATTGGAATTTTTGGTAGTATTGTCGCTATTAGCCGGAGCATGATTCCTGACGAAACATTGGTGTTTGATCCTGTGACAAGCATGATGTACGTGGCTGAGTTCACTCATTACTTACCGAAAGAATGGGAGGGAAGGCTTCATTCCGATTCTGTCAAGGCCGAATTTGCAGCTATGTATGATTTGAAAATCATGATCATCTTGAACGAATTGGCTAGTGTCATCATTGCTCCATTCATTTTGTGGTTCTCGCTTCCCAATAGCTGTGATAGgattattgattttttccGTGAATTCTCAGTACATGTCGATGGACTGGGTTATGTCTGTAGTTTTGCTATGTTCAATTTTGACAGggttcagaaaaaaaatggagTAAGTATCGGGTATACCCATGGCGGTTTTTACCGGCTGAGACAAGGTGACTAA